In Phoenix dactylifera cultivar Barhee BC4 unplaced genomic scaffold, palm_55x_up_171113_PBpolish2nd_filt_p 000167F, whole genome shotgun sequence, a single window of DNA contains:
- the LOC120105011 gene encoding ammonium transporter 1 member 3-like, whose product MAATWETSVTESINTIYLLFSAYLVFIMQLGFAMLCAGSVRAKNAMNIMLTNVVDAVVGTISYYLFGFAFAFGAGSHSNPFIGTSFFALENVPNETYGYAYFLYQWAFAIAVAGITSGSIAERTQFSAYLVYSFLLTGFVYPVVAHWVWSSDGWLSPNSGGSLLFGSGAIDFAGSGVVHLVGGVAGLWGALIEGPRIGRFDAFGRAVPMRGHNATLVVLGTFLLWFGWFGFNPGSFSRILVAYPDAPHEGNWTGVGRTAVTTALAGSAAGLTTLFGRRLLVGHWDALDACNGLLGGFVAITSGCSVVEPWAAIVCGFCAAWVLIGLNALALRLRFDDPLEAAQLHGGCGAWGLVFTGLFAHEELVVQAYDSGAVGASRPFGLLMGGGWGLLGSQVVEVAAIAGWVSLTMLPVFYVLHKLRLLRISVDEELAGLDVSSHGGYAYVANSEDSHPGFYADYVRTHDGPRSP is encoded by the coding sequence ATGGCTGCGACATGGGAGACCAGCGTGACCGAGTCGATCAACACCATCTATCTTCTCTTCTCAGCCTACCTGGTGTTCATAATGCAGCTGGGCTTTGCGATGCTGTGCGCCGGCTCCGTCCGGGCAAAGAACGCCATGAACATCATGCTGACCAACGTCGTGGACGCAGTCGTGGGCACCATCTCCTACTACCTCTTCGGCTTCGCCTTCGCCTTCGGCGCTGGCTCCCACTCCAACCCCTTCATCGGGACCAGCTTCTTCGCCCTCGAGAACGTCCCGAACGAGACCTATGGCTACGCCTACTTCCTCTACCAGTGGGCCTTCGCCATCGCGGTGGCCGGCATCACCAGCGGTTCGATCGCAGAGCGCACCCAGTTCAGCGCCTACCTCGTCTACTCGTTCCTGCTCACGGGGTTCGTGTACCCGGTCGTCGCCCACTGGGTCTGGTCGTCGGACGGATGGCTCAGCCCGAACTCCGGCGGCTCGCTGCTGTTCGGGTCCGGCGCCATCGACTTCGCCGGGAGCGGGGTGGTGCACCTGGTAGGCGGAGTGGCGGGCTTGTGGGGCGCGCTCATCGAGGGCCCACGGATCGGGCGGTTCGACGCGTTCGGGAGAGCCGTGCCGATGCGCGGCCACAACGCGACGCTGGTGGTGCTGGGCACCTTCCTGCTCTGGTTCGGCTGGTTCGGGTTTAACCCGGGGTCATTCAGCCGGATCCTGGTGGCCTACCCGGACGCGCCCCACGAGGGCAACTGGACCGGAGTGGGCCGGACCGCGGTGACCACGGCGCTCGCGGGCTCGGCCGCGGGCCTCACGACGCTCTTCGGGCGGCGGCTGCTGGTGGGCCACTGGGACGCGCTGGACGCGTGCAATGGGCTCCTGGGCGGGTTCGTGGCCATCACGTCCGGGTGCTCCGTGGTGGAGCCATGGGCCGCCATTGTGTGCGGCTTCTGCGCGGCCTGGGTGCTGATCGGGCTCAACGCGCTGGCCCTGAGGCTGCGATTCGACGACCCGCTGGAGGCGGCCCAGCTACACGGGGGATGCGGGGCCTGGGGGCTGGTCTTCACGGGCCTCTTCGCCCACGAGGAGCTGGTGGTGCAGGCGTACGACTCGGGCGCCGTCGGGGCGAGCCGGCCGTTCGGCCTCCTGATGGGAGGGGGGTGGGGCTTGCTGGGATCGCAGGTGGTCGAGGTGGCGGCCATCGCGGGATGGGTGAGCCTGACCATGCTCCCCGTGTTCTACGTGCTGCACAAGCTGCGGCTCCTCCGGATATCGGTGGACGAGGAGCTGGCCGGGCTGGACGTCTCGAGCCACGGCGGGTACGCCTATGTGGCCAATTCCGAAGACAGCCATCCCGGCTTCTATGCGGACTACGTGAGGACGCACGACGGCCCACGCTCCCCATGA
- the LOC103713903 gene encoding short-chain dehydrogenase TIC 32, chloroplastic-like isoform X1, with protein MGFWKWSSFFWGGGEGPSSGFGSSSTAEEVTQGIRAGHLTAIVTGATSGIGKETARVLALRGATVVIPCRTLESGRKVKESILEHNPDARIDIMEMDLSSLDSVGSFARAFNSSYQHLNILINNAGIMASPFQLSKDGVELQFATNHLGHFQLTNLLLDKMKKTAKETGIQGRIINVSSLGHTRQFDESCFNLEKINDQSKYAPFGAYSHSKLANIWHANELSRRLQEEGSNVAANSLHPGAISTNLCRYLNLKPFILDSIAAVMKAFVKSIPQGASTTCYLALHPDMKGVTGKYFVNCNEALPSFTARDRVLSSRFWDFSQELLKRLGGGR; from the exons ATGGGATTTTGGAAGTGGAGCTCCTTCTTctggggaggaggagaaggccctTCCTCTGGCTTCGGCTCTTCCTCCACCGCGGAGGAGGTCACCCAAGGGATTCGTGCTGGCCATCTCACGGCCATAGTCACAG GGGCAACCAGTGGGATCGGAAAGGAGACTGCGAGAGTTCTGGCGCTGAGGGGCGCCACTGTCGTCATTCCATGCCGGACCCTGGAGAGTGGCAGGAAGGTTAAAGAAAGCATTTTGGAGCACAACCCGGATGCCAGGATTGATATCATGGAGATGGATTTGAGCTCACTTGATTCGGTTGGGTCTTTTGCTCGCGCTTTTAATTCGTCGTATCAGCACCTAAACATCCTCAT TAATAATGCAGGGATTATGGCTAGTCCTTTCCAGCTATCCAAGGATGGAGTAGAGCTGCAATTCGCTACGAATCACCTTG GACATTTTCAACTAACAAATCTGTTATTGGACAAGATGAAAAAAACTGCCAAAGAAACAGGCATTCAGGGAAGGATAATCAATGTTTCATCCTTGGGTCATACCAGACAATTTGATGAATCCTGTTTTAATCTAGAGAAAATAAATGATCAATCTAA GTATGCACCTTTTGGGGCATATTCTCATTCAAAGCTGGCAAACATATGGCATGCGAACGAGCTATCTCGGCGTTTACAG GAAGAAGGCAGCAATGTGGCAGCAAACTCTCTACATCCAGGAGCAATAAGTACGAACTTATGTCGCTACTTAAACCTTAAGC cATTTATACTGGACTCTATTGCTGCTGTGATGAAAGCCTTTGTAAAATCCATACCCCAG GGTGCATCGACGACTTGTTATCTAGCTCTACATCCTGACATGAAAGGTGTAACAGGCAAGTATTTTGTCAATTGCAATGAGGCATTGCCTTCTTTCACGGCAAGAGACAGAGTCTTAAGCAGCAGATTTTGGGACTTCAGCCAAGAACTTCTGAAAAGGCTAGGAGGGGGAAGATGA
- the LOC103713903 gene encoding short-chain dehydrogenase TIC 32, chloroplastic-like isoform X2: protein MGFWKWSSFFWGGGEGPSSGFGSSSTAEEVTQGIRAGHLTAIVTGATSGIGKETARVLALRGATVVIPCRTLESGRKVKESILEHNPDARIDIMEMDLSSLDSVGSFARAFNSSYQHLNILINNAGIMASPFQLSKDGVELQFATNHLGHFQLTNLLLDKMKKTAKETGIQGRIINVSSLGHTRQFDESCFNLEKINDQSKYAPFGAYSHSKLANIWHANELSRRLQEEGSNVAANSLHPGAISTNLCRYLNLKPFILDSIAAVMKAFVKSIPQRRVHRRLVI, encoded by the exons ATGGGATTTTGGAAGTGGAGCTCCTTCTTctggggaggaggagaaggccctTCCTCTGGCTTCGGCTCTTCCTCCACCGCGGAGGAGGTCACCCAAGGGATTCGTGCTGGCCATCTCACGGCCATAGTCACAG GGGCAACCAGTGGGATCGGAAAGGAGACTGCGAGAGTTCTGGCGCTGAGGGGCGCCACTGTCGTCATTCCATGCCGGACCCTGGAGAGTGGCAGGAAGGTTAAAGAAAGCATTTTGGAGCACAACCCGGATGCCAGGATTGATATCATGGAGATGGATTTGAGCTCACTTGATTCGGTTGGGTCTTTTGCTCGCGCTTTTAATTCGTCGTATCAGCACCTAAACATCCTCAT TAATAATGCAGGGATTATGGCTAGTCCTTTCCAGCTATCCAAGGATGGAGTAGAGCTGCAATTCGCTACGAATCACCTTG GACATTTTCAACTAACAAATCTGTTATTGGACAAGATGAAAAAAACTGCCAAAGAAACAGGCATTCAGGGAAGGATAATCAATGTTTCATCCTTGGGTCATACCAGACAATTTGATGAATCCTGTTTTAATCTAGAGAAAATAAATGATCAATCTAA GTATGCACCTTTTGGGGCATATTCTCATTCAAAGCTGGCAAACATATGGCATGCGAACGAGCTATCTCGGCGTTTACAG GAAGAAGGCAGCAATGTGGCAGCAAACTCTCTACATCCAGGAGCAATAAGTACGAACTTATGTCGCTACTTAAACCTTAAGC cATTTATACTGGACTCTATTGCTGCTGTGATGAAAGCCTTTGTAAAATCCATACCCCAG CGCAGGGTGCATCGACGACTTGTTATCTAG
- the LOC103713904 gene encoding protein FAR1-RELATED SEQUENCE 5-like isoform X1 codes for MSEPNPPPKDGADESWVPKVGMEFESEVDAYQFYDNYAKRIGFSIRKNRLNRRSSGVISLRVYVCHKEGFRGNKKEEWEVKNPKLYERTGCLAALTLKITKNGKYRVTDFEARHNHPLVIPNKAHMIKWRRISKDRGVVAEESGMIPRVADEVMNGHAGGHQHLIHPSQAYKNYLQSNRASAVVLGDAGALLQYVQERQIDDPSFFYAVQLDKEDRVANIFWADGLSIIDYDYFGDAVCFDTTYRSNNYGRPFAQFIGVNHHMQMVFFGAALLYNETTESFKWLFETFKAAMSGKQPKVIWIEQSPEISDTIAAVWPGTVCHLSMWHVYHNAAKHLSFAFQGSKTFALDFSKCIYEIEEEEEFQSSWKEMLETYDLKDNQWLAKLYEDREKWALPYSRHIFCADMKSTLRNEGLSAELKQWLCPELDLLQFLNHYEKAIDGRRHAELQADFQACQISPTIPPTRMLRQAANIYTPVVFKMFQREFEMSMDCLVYGGGELGPIADYKVAAEGDPTEYVVRVDISDGTIICSCKKFEFMGIQCRHVLKVLDVINIKELPQRYILKRWRKDAKAGSTRDNCEFAFIGDSTSSKAKRYSSLCRIFNKIAARAAESLEAYTLIEGHLDQLMDHVYQLMQSKPFEKH; via the coding sequence ATGTCGGAGCCTAATCCTCCTCCGAAAGATGGTGCTGATGAGAGTTGGGTGCCGAAGGTTGGTATGGAGTTCGAGTCTGAAGTGGATGCGTATCAGTTCTATGATAACTACGCAAAAAGGATAGGATTCAGTATTCGGAAGAATCGGTTAAATCGAAGATCTTCTGGTGTTATCTCATTGAGGGTGTATGTGTGCCATAAAGAGGGCTTTCGTGGGAACAAGAAGGAGGAGTGGGAGGTAAAGAACCCAAAGCTATATGAGAGAACTGGTTGCCTTGCCGCTTTGACCCttaaaattacaaaaaatgGCAAGTATCGTGTGACTGACTTTGAGGCAAGGCATAACCATCCACTTGTTATACCAAACAAAGCTCACATGATAAAATGGCGTAGAATAAGTAAGGATCGTGGTGTTGTAGCTGAGGAATCAGGGATGATACCAAGAGTTGCTGATGAGGTTATGAATGGGCATGCTGGTGGCCATCAGCATCTTATCCACCCTTCTCAAgcttataaaaattatttacaaTCGAATCGTGCAAGTGCTGTAGTGCTGGGAGACGCAGGAGCTCTATTGCAGTATGTGCAGGAGAGGCAAATTGATGATCCATCATTTTTTTATGCTGTACAGCTTGATAAGGAAGATCGGGTGGCAAATATTTTCTGGGCAGATGGATTGTCTATAATTGACTATGATTACTTTGGAGATGCGGTGTGTTTTGACACTACATATCGATCGAATAACTATGGTAGGCCATTTGCACAATTTATTGGTGTGAATCATCACATGCAAATGGTATTCTTTGGTGCTGCATTGTTGTATAATGAAACCACTGAATCTTTCAAGTGGCTGTTTGAGACCTTCAAGGCGGCTATGTCCGGAAAACAACCCAAGGTAATTTGGATAGAACAGTCTCCAGAAATTAGTGATACAATTGCTGCAGTGTGGCCAGGTACAGTTTGTCATCTTTCTATGTGGCATGTCTACCATAATGCTGCTAAACATCTGAGTTTTGCGTTCCAGGGCTCCAAAACTTTTGCACTTGATTTTAGCAAATGTATCTACGAAattgaggaggaggaagagtttCAATCATCATGGAAAGAAATGTTAGAGACGTATGATCTTAAAGACAATCAATGGCTGGCGAAGTTGTATGAGGATAGGGAAAAATGGGCCTTGCCATATAGCCGGCATATATTTTGTGCAGACATGAAAAGCACATTACGGAATGAAGGCTTGAGCGCTGAGCTAAAACAATGGTTATGTCCAGAACTTGATCTTTTGCAGTTTTTAAATCATTATGAAAAAGCAATAGATGGCCGGAGGCATGCTGAATTACAAGCTGATTTCCAAGCTTGCCAAATTTCCCCGACCATACCTCCTACAAGGATGTTAAGGCAAGCTGCAAATATATATACACCTGTAGTGTTCAAAATGTTTCAGAGGGAGTTTGAAATGTCTATGGATTGTTTGGTGTACGGTGGTGGCGAGCTTGGACCTATAGCTGATTACAAGGTAGCAGCTGAGGGGGACCCTACAGAATATGTTGTTAGGGTTGACATTTCAGATGGTACAATCATTTGTAGTTGCAAAAAATTTGAGTTCATGGGGATTCAATGTCGTCATGTGCTGAAAGTGCTTGATGTTATTAATATCAAAGAACTACCCCAACGTTACATCTTGAAGAGGTGGAGAAAAGATGCTAAGGCTGGGAGCACAAGAGATAATTGTGAATTTGCATTTATTGGTGACTCCACATCATCTAAAGCAAAACGTTATAGTTCTTTATGTCGCATTTTCAATAAAATTGCAGCAAGGGCTGCTGAATCTCTGGAAGCATATACATTAATTGAAGGCCACCTAGATCAACTTATGGACCATGTATACCAACTTATGCAAAGTAAGCCTTTTGAGAAACATTGA
- the LOC103713904 gene encoding protein FAR1-RELATED SEQUENCE 5-like isoform X2: MSEPNPPPKDGADESWVPKVGMEFESEVDAYQFYDNYAKRIGFSIRKNRLNRRSSGVISLRVYVCHKEGFRGNKKEEWEVKNPKLYERTGCLAALTLKITKNGKYRVTDFEARHNHPLVIPNKAHMIKWRRISKDRGVVAEESGMIPRVADEVMNGHAGGHQHLIHPSQAYKNYLQSNRASAVVLGDAGALLQYVQERQIDDPSFFYAVQLDKEDRVANIFWADGLSIIDYDYFGDAVCFDTTYRSNNYGRPFAQFIGVNHHMQMVFFGAALLYNETTESFKWLFETFKAAMSGKQPKGSKTFALDFSKCIYEIEEEEEFQSSWKEMLETYDLKDNQWLAKLYEDREKWALPYSRHIFCADMKSTLRNEGLSAELKQWLCPELDLLQFLNHYEKAIDGRRHAELQADFQACQISPTIPPTRMLRQAANIYTPVVFKMFQREFEMSMDCLVYGGGELGPIADYKVAAEGDPTEYVVRVDISDGTIICSCKKFEFMGIQCRHVLKVLDVINIKELPQRYILKRWRKDAKAGSTRDNCEFAFIGDSTSSKAKRYSSLCRIFNKIAARAAESLEAYTLIEGHLDQLMDHVYQLMQSKPFEKH, from the exons ATGTCGGAGCCTAATCCTCCTCCGAAAGATGGTGCTGATGAGAGTTGGGTGCCGAAGGTTGGTATGGAGTTCGAGTCTGAAGTGGATGCGTATCAGTTCTATGATAACTACGCAAAAAGGATAGGATTCAGTATTCGGAAGAATCGGTTAAATCGAAGATCTTCTGGTGTTATCTCATTGAGGGTGTATGTGTGCCATAAAGAGGGCTTTCGTGGGAACAAGAAGGAGGAGTGGGAGGTAAAGAACCCAAAGCTATATGAGAGAACTGGTTGCCTTGCCGCTTTGACCCttaaaattacaaaaaatgGCAAGTATCGTGTGACTGACTTTGAGGCAAGGCATAACCATCCACTTGTTATACCAAACAAAGCTCACATGATAAAATGGCGTAGAATAAGTAAGGATCGTGGTGTTGTAGCTGAGGAATCAGGGATGATACCAAGAGTTGCTGATGAGGTTATGAATGGGCATGCTGGTGGCCATCAGCATCTTATCCACCCTTCTCAAgcttataaaaattatttacaaTCGAATCGTGCAAGTGCTGTAGTGCTGGGAGACGCAGGAGCTCTATTGCAGTATGTGCAGGAGAGGCAAATTGATGATCCATCATTTTTTTATGCTGTACAGCTTGATAAGGAAGATCGGGTGGCAAATATTTTCTGGGCAGATGGATTGTCTATAATTGACTATGATTACTTTGGAGATGCGGTGTGTTTTGACACTACATATCGATCGAATAACTATGGTAGGCCATTTGCACAATTTATTGGTGTGAATCATCACATGCAAATGGTATTCTTTGGTGCTGCATTGTTGTATAATGAAACCACTGAATCTTTCAAGTGGCTGTTTGAGACCTTCAAGGCGGCTATGTCCGGAAAACAACCCAAG GGCTCCAAAACTTTTGCACTTGATTTTAGCAAATGTATCTACGAAattgaggaggaggaagagtttCAATCATCATGGAAAGAAATGTTAGAGACGTATGATCTTAAAGACAATCAATGGCTGGCGAAGTTGTATGAGGATAGGGAAAAATGGGCCTTGCCATATAGCCGGCATATATTTTGTGCAGACATGAAAAGCACATTACGGAATGAAGGCTTGAGCGCTGAGCTAAAACAATGGTTATGTCCAGAACTTGATCTTTTGCAGTTTTTAAATCATTATGAAAAAGCAATAGATGGCCGGAGGCATGCTGAATTACAAGCTGATTTCCAAGCTTGCCAAATTTCCCCGACCATACCTCCTACAAGGATGTTAAGGCAAGCTGCAAATATATATACACCTGTAGTGTTCAAAATGTTTCAGAGGGAGTTTGAAATGTCTATGGATTGTTTGGTGTACGGTGGTGGCGAGCTTGGACCTATAGCTGATTACAAGGTAGCAGCTGAGGGGGACCCTACAGAATATGTTGTTAGGGTTGACATTTCAGATGGTACAATCATTTGTAGTTGCAAAAAATTTGAGTTCATGGGGATTCAATGTCGTCATGTGCTGAAAGTGCTTGATGTTATTAATATCAAAGAACTACCCCAACGTTACATCTTGAAGAGGTGGAGAAAAGATGCTAAGGCTGGGAGCACAAGAGATAATTGTGAATTTGCATTTATTGGTGACTCCACATCATCTAAAGCAAAACGTTATAGTTCTTTATGTCGCATTTTCAATAAAATTGCAGCAAGGGCTGCTGAATCTCTGGAAGCATATACATTAATTGAAGGCCACCTAGATCAACTTATGGACCATGTATACCAACTTATGCAAAGTAAGCCTTTTGAGAAACATTGA